One Vicinamibacterales bacterium genomic window, TGCTGATTGTCATGCTGGTGAGTGGCAAACGGTTGTGAGCGTCGCCGCCGCCAGTTGAGGCGCATAATACGCCTTCGATGAGCTCCCAGGCACACCCTCACCGATCGCAGTTCAAGGTGCTCCGTCCCATCCCCACTCGCTGGATGGACAACGATCACTACGGCCACGTCAACAACGTCGCCTACTATTCATTCTTCGACACCGCGGTGAACGGATTCCTCATCGACGCGACCGGCTCCGACATCCGCGACCTGCCGGCCATCGGCATCGTCGCCGAGTCGGGGTGCCGGTTCCTTGAAGCGGTGACCTTTCCGGACACGATCCACGCCGGCATCGACGTCGAACGCCTGGGTACGACGAGCGTGGTCTACCGCATTGCGCTGTTCCGGGAGGGCAACGACAGTCCGTGCGCCGTGGGCCGGTTCGTCCACGTCTACGTGGACCGGACCACGCGCCGGCCGGTCTCGATTCCGGCCGCAATCAGAACCGTGCTCGACGGCTTGAAACAGGCGTAGAATGCGCAGCGTCCGGGAGGCGAACATGAGCGGTCGTTCGAAGCAGTCAATCGGTGCCGTCGTCGCGCTCGTGCTGGGTTGTGTCGTCGCCGCCATCGCGCCGGCCAGCGGGCAGGCGCCGCCGGCGAAGGCCAAGGGCTGGGTCGTGCCGCGCACCGCCGACGGCAAGCCCGATTTGCAGGGCAACTGGACCAACGAGACGCAAACGCCGCTGGAGCGGATGGGCGCCGGCGGGACGACGCTCACCGACGAGCAGGCCAAGGCGATCGAATCGCGCGCGCAACTGGTCGAAGAGATCCGCGACAAGCCGAGCGATCCCAATCGTGGCATCCCGCCCAAGGGCGGCGGCACCGGCGGGTTCTCCGCGCCGGGCCAGCAATCGTTCATCGAAATCATCTCCGAGGCCGCGGGCGGTGCGGTTGGCGGGTACAACGGCTTCTGGCTGGATCCCGGCCTGAGCGTCATCCGCATCGACGGCGTCGCGCGCAGCTCGATCATCATCGATCCGCCGAACGGCCGGCTGCCGCCACTCACCGACGCGGGCAAGAAGCGCCTGGCCGAGATTGCCGCGCGCGGCAAGAAGTTCGGCGAGTTCGATCACCCCGAGATGCGCCCGCTGTCCGACCGCTGCCTGCTCTCGTTCGGGTCGAACGCCGGGCCGCCGATGCTGCCGAACTACTTCTACAACAACAACTACACCATCGTGCAGACCAGGGATCACGTGATGATCCTGACGGAGATGAACCACGACGCGCGCATCATCCGCCTGAATGCGAAGGAGCATGGACCGGCAAGCCTCCAGCCGTGGTTCGGCGATTCCATCGGCCGTTGGGAAGGCGACACGCTGGTGGTGGAGACCACCAACATCAATCCCATGCAATTGAACCAGACCAGCATCCTGTGGGCGTATCGCGGCGCGTCGGAGAACCTGACGGTGACCGAGCGCTTCACGCGCACCGGGCCCGACACCATCAAGTATCGCTTTACGATGGAAGACCCCCAGACCTACACCGCGCCCTTTACCGGCGAGTTGCCGTTCAACCGCATTGACGAGATGGTCTACGAGTACGCCTGCCACGAGGGCAACCACGCCATGTCGAACATCCTGTCGGGTGAGCGGTCCCGCGAGCGGCAGGCGGCCGAACAGAAGAAGCCGCCGCAGTAGCGGAATGCTGGTGAATCATCCCAGGCAACGGCTCAGAAGCTAATCAGGTTCGTCAGCTTGACGGTCAACGCGCGCTCGAGCAGCCGGCCCGAGGTCGTGTCGCGCCGGTCGTTGAAGACGACGTAGAGGTCACTGAGCGGCCGGTAGAGGAAGTTGAAGCGGACGTTGGAGCTGAACTGGTGGGTGTCGGCGTTGTACTGCAGGAACGAATTGAGAAACAGGTGCGTCGAGAACGCGTACAACCCGCGCGTGACGACCAAGTGCGTGGTGAAGTGACCCTGGGGCAGCGTCACCTTGTTGACCGTGTAGT contains:
- a CDS encoding thioesterase family protein; its protein translation is MSSQAHPHRSQFKVLRPIPTRWMDNDHYGHVNNVAYYSFFDTAVNGFLIDATGSDIRDLPAIGIVAESGCRFLEAVTFPDTIHAGIDVERLGTTSVVYRIALFREGNDSPCAVGRFVHVYVDRTTRRPVSIPAAIRTVLDGLKQA